The DNA window TTATAGAAGGAATCAATGCAGAAAGAAATAGACTCTCTGAATTAAAGAAAAATGCAAAATATATTGTAGATACTTCTAATCTGACTTCAGCTCAATTGAAAGAAGAAATTAAAAAAATATATATGGAGGGAGAAACCAGTCATAATCTGACTATATTTATTCAATCCTTTGGTTTTAAAAAAGGGATTTTATTAGATGCAGATTTAGTTTTTGATGTAAGGTTTTTACCGAATCCCCATTATATTGAGGAATTAAGGCCTTTTACGGGAAATGACAAACAGGTACGGGATTATGTAATGAAGTGGCCAGAAAGCATTCAATTTGTAGAGAAATTAAATGATTTGATAGATTTTTTAATTCCTTATTATATAAAAGAAGGAAAGTCTCAATTAGTGATAGGTATTGGATGTACAGGAGGAAAACATCGTTCTGTAACGGTTGCTAATATTTTATATGAAACATTGAAAGAAAAAGGACATCGAGCAATTATCAATCATAGAGATTCAGCAATTGTAAGGGAGTAATCTTAAAATGAAACTATTTGATTGGTTAAAACCAGGGTTAAAAATAAAAAGATGGCTTTTTTTAGGATCTGTTGGTATTGCATTTTTGATCATTGGTGGATATGCGTTTATCAATAAGATGTTTTTGAATAATCATTTTTTAGATTATTATCCAGTGGTTTTATTGTTAGGTATTGTGTTAATTGCTGTTAGTTTAAAAAAGGGTGCAGCATCCATTGTGAACTTGTTGGATACTCCTGGAAGTTTGGTAAAGTGTAAGATTGATAAAAAATTATATGAAAAGCGTATTTTGAATAAAGGACCTAAAACAGTTGTGATTGGTGGAGGAACAGGTCTTTCTGTTCTCTTAAGAGGTCTTAAAAAATATACTTCTAATATTACTGCTATTGTAACGGTAGCAGATGATGGTGGAGGATCAGGGATTTTAAGAGAGGATTTAGGAATGCTACCTCCAGGAGATATAAGGAATTGTATCTTAGCATTAGCAGATACAGAGCCCATTATGGAAAAATTACTACAATATCGTTTTGAAGAAGGAAAATTAAAAGGGCAAAGCTTTGGAAATTTATTGATTGCTGCAATGAATGGTATATCCGATAATTTTGAAGAGGCCATAAAAAAAATAAACCATGTTTTAGCTGTTACAGGAAAGGTTTTACCTGTAACGGTGGAGGAGATTACTCTCTATGCCAAACTAAAAAATGGAAAGGTCATTAAAGGAGAATCCCAAATTCCTATAAAGGTAAAGGAATTTGATAGTGGTATTGATCAGGTTTTTATTAAACCCAATAATGTAGTTCCCCTAGAGGAATCTATAGAAGAGATTATGAGTGCTGATGTGATTATTTTAGGACCCGGGAGCTTATATACAAGTATTATCCCTAATTTATTAGTTGAGGATATTAGAAAAGCTATTAGGGATTCAATAGCTACGAAGATTTATATAACTAATGTAATGACACAACCTGGAGAAACAGATGGATACAGTGTATTAGAACATGTTGAGGCCATCATAGAATATTTAAAGAGTGGAAATATTGATTATGTTTTTGTAAATGATGAGAAAATTCCCAAAGAAGTATTAAAAAAATATGCCCATGATGGTGCACAGCCCATAAGGCTTACGAAGAAGGATTGTAAAATATTAAAAGAAAAGGATATTAGCGTCATAGAAGGGCCTTTTGTAGATATAAAGAAACAGTATATAAGACATGATGCCAATAAGTTATCTGAAATGATTACAAAATTAGTATTAGAAGAGAAGTATGCTATTGATAAGAAAAAAATTATTGATTATTATATTCTAAGTGAAGAATTGAAAAAAGTATAGATGAAATGATTAATCAATTTATGATATAATAATTAAAATGCTGTTCATAATGACATCTAAACATTTTCTCATTGTAGTTAGGGGTGGAAGTTATGAGGGAAGAGATTAGTGCTGGTGGTGTGGTTGTTTTTGGAAATGCTATACTACTTTTACGTAAATACAATGGAGATTGGGTATTACCAAAAGGGAAAGTAAAACAAGATGAGGCCATAGACGCTGCTGCAATTCGAGAAGTTTATGAAGAAGGAAGAGCAAAAGGTGAGATTGTAAAATATATTGGAAAAATTAATTATTCTTTTAAAAACTGTTGGAAAGATCATGAGGTAGTCCATAAAACGGTTCATTGGTACTTAATGAGGACTAGAAATATGGATTGTATTCCTCTTAAAGAGGAAGGATTTGTAGATGCACGGTTTGTGCATATGGATAGGGCTACTGAGATAGCGAAATATAATGATGAAAGAGCAATTATACAAAAAGCCATCGAAGACATAAAAAAAGACCTCAACAGCCAATGAGGTCTTTTTTTGTAAACTTATAAAAAAAGGGTTTAATGCAAAAACTAGTATTATTAAAATTTTTTATCTTTTAGATTATGATAAAATTTAACGAAAAATATATGAATCTATGTTATAATGATAACAATGTACTATATTCGTATAATAAGGATGATTTTTTAAGGAACGTTCAGGTTTTGGAAGTAGGTGGTAAGATGTCCTTTTCTATGAAAACGAAGAATGAATTGGCAAGGATCATTCCAGAAGATCGATGTTGCCAATTAGCGGAGTTATCAGCATTGATTCGAATGAGTGGGACAATACAATTAATGGGCTATAAAAAAGTAAATGTAAAAATTATTACAGAAAATGCTGCTATTGCAAGAAAAATTTTTACATTATTGAAAAAATGTTTTGGAATTCATACGGAATTACGGGTAAGAAAAAATAGATTGTTAAAAAAGAATAATCACTATGTAATTATTATCACAAGTGATGCGGGGGCAAACGATATCCTGGAAAAAGTAGGTATTTTGAAAGTAGACCATAAACAATTTTTAATAGATTATAATGTACCAAAAGAATTAATTGAGGATAAATGTTGCAAACGAGCATATTTAAGAGGTGCATTTTTAGGAGCAGGTTCTGTAAGTGATCCAGAGAAAACCTATCATTTAGAATTTGTTACAAGTAGTCAAGAACATAGTGAAGGATTAAAAGAATTAATCAATCATTTTGACCTTAGAGCGAAGATTGTTCAACGAAAAAATAGTTATGTAATATACTTAAAAGAAGGAGATCGAATTGTTGATCTATTAAATATTATGGGAGCTCATTTAGCTTTATTAAAATTTGAAAACATAAGGATTGTAAAGCAAGTAAGGAATAATGTAAATAGGATTGTAAATTGTGAGACAGCGAATTTAAGTAAAATAGTAAATGCTTCTATTCGGCAGATAGAAAATATAGAGTATATACAAAAAACTGTAGGATTTAAAATACTTCCTGACAATCTTCGAGAAATAGCAGAGTTAAGACTTGATTACAAAGAAGCTAGTTTAAAAGAACTAGGACAAATGTTAAATCCACCTGTTGGGAAGTCAGGGGTAAATCATAGATTAAGAAAAATAGAGAAGATCACAGAAAAATTAAAGCAGAATGAGGGGGAGTTGTAAATGATCAATAGGGAAATCACCGTGATGAATGAAGAAGGATTACGTGCAAGACGAGCAGCCTTGTTTGTACAATTAGCAAATAAATTTAGTTCTGATATTTTTGTAGAAAAAGATACGAAAAATGTAAATGGAAAAAGTATTATGTGCATTATGGCTTTAGGGTTATTGAAGAGTGAAAAGATCGTAGTAACTGTTGATGGACCTGACGAAGAACAAGCTCTAGAAGAAATAGTAAACTTTTTCGAAAAACCACAAGAAGATTTATAAAACTATTCCAATGGGAATAGTTTTTTTAAATGAACGAAAAATGTAAGTTTATGTAATATAGGGATGAGATGGTAATATAGGAATTTAGACGCATTTTTGGAATCTTAAAAAAAATTTGAAGGGATTTGTATCATTATATCGAATAAGTTTAAAAATGAATGTTTTTTACCATCTCAGTTTTGGAGGATCCTATGTTTAAAATAAATCTTAACTTTCTAAAGCCAGGAATGATTTTAGCAAAAACAATTAACGGAAGTGATGGGCAAGTTTTGTTGAATGCTGGAGTAATCTTAAAAGAAAGCTATATTGAAAAGCTCAGGCAGATTGGTATTAGTAGTCTATACATAGATACGAAAGAAACATCAGATATTGTGATTGAAGATGTTATTTGTGAACAAAATAGATTTGAAGCAAAAAACATTATCAGAGAGACAATGAAGGATGTTTATATGGGCAGATCGATACAAACAAAAGAAGTATTTGAGGCAGTAAGTAATATTTTGGATGATTTGTTAGGAAATAAGGACATTATGCTCAATCTTTCTGATATTAAGGCAGTCGATGATTATACTTTTGCTCATTCTGTTAATGTTTGTGTGTTATCCCTTATAACAGGAATTACTATGGGATACAACAGGGATAAATTAGAAAAATTGGGAATCGGTGCTGTGTTACATGATATAGGAAAAATTGCAATTCCTCCAGATATATTAAATAAGCCTGGTAAACTGACAGATATTGAGTATAAAATCATTCAAGAGCATCCTCGATTAGGATATGATATTGTAAAAGAACATGCTACTATTAGTAGCCTTAGTGCCATGGTGATTCTTACCCATCATGAAAGACATGATGGAAAAGGATATCCATTAGGAAAGAAAGGGAAAGAAATATTTGAATTTTCTAGAATTGTTGCAGTAGCAGATGTATATGATGCGTTGACTTCTGATAGGGTTTATAAGAAGAAGGTTTTACCCCATGAAGCGATAGAATATTTAAGGGCTATGGGCGATTTGCAATTTGATTCTGAAATTGTAAATAATTTTGCTGCACATGTAGCACCTTATCCTGTTGGAACCATTGTAAAATTAAGTACAGGGGTTCAAGGAATCGTTGTAGCTGTAGATAAAAATCATCTTAATAAACCTAAGGTTAGGTGTTTTTGGAACAAACAAGGAGATCAATATTTGAATGAAGCAGAGGTCAATCTTGTGAATTTACCATCGATTACAATCTCAGAGGTGTTAGAGAAACTTGAATAGTTTTTTGATTGTTTTTTGATATAATAAGGTATGAACAATTTGTTCATACCTTTTATTTTTTAGATGTTTAAAGGCTATTGAACCTATTATATCCCTATATGAGGTGGTATGTGAATATGACAAAAAATGAACAGATTATAAACCATATAAAAGAGTTGCCTGTGGGAAGTAAAATATCCGTAAGAGGAGTTGCACAGGATCTAGAAGTTAGTGAAGGAACAGCTTATAAGGCTATTAAGGATGCAGAAAGAAAAGAACTTGTTAGTACCATTCCAAGAGTAGGAACTATACGAGTTGAAAAGGTCGAAAAAAAACAAATTGATAAAGTAACATTTGCGGAAGTACTCAATATTGTAGAAGGACAAATCCTAGGAGGCCATGAAGGAATTTATAAGATTGTCAATAAATTTGTCATTGGTGCCATGTCTATTGATGAAATTGAAAAGTACATTTCAGAAGGGGATTTATTAATTGTAGGAAATAGGGATGATGTTCATAAGCTTGCACTAGATAAAAAATGTGCAATCCTTATTACAGGAGGTCTCTCATGTGATGATGAAATAAAAAAAATAGCCAATGAGAAAAAACTACCTATTCTTTCTACAAGCTATGATACATTTACCATTACTACTATGATTGATCAAGCTTTACATGAGAGATTGATTAGAAAAGAAATATTAATAACAGAGGATATTATGCCCCATACCCTTCATTATCTAAAGGTGGGAGAGACAGTCTGTGATATGAAAAAATTAATAAAAAGAACAGGACATAGTAGATATCCTGTAGTAGATGAAAATTTACATGTTATAGGAATTGTATCCCCAAGAGATATTGGAGGAGCAGACAGTACGGAACCCATTATAAATGTTATGACAAAAAATCCTATTACCGTGTCTGTGAATACATCTGTAGCTTATATTTCACATGTAATGATTTGGGAAGGATTAAAAGTGGTTCCAGTTACAGATAAAAAGAAACTTATAGGTATTATTACTCGCCAAGATATTATAAAGGGACTCAAGCAGATGAGAAATCAACCCCATATGGGAGAGCCTTTTGAAGATATGATTACTAGTGAATGTAATGTGGAAGAAACAGAAAAGGGTATAAAATTTTCCGGAGAAATTACTCCCATGATGTTAAATGATCGAGGGATTGCTAGTGCAGGTGTTTTGGTACTACTTATGTCTACTGCTGGGTGCAGTGCTATTAAGATGCAGAAAAATTTAGATAGTGTGATTGATAGTTTTATGATTTATTATATAAAGCCATTGCAGCTTGAGAGTAAATTCGAAATCTATGTAGATATTATCAATGTGAGTAGGAAATTTTATAAAGTGGATATTACAGCTTATCACAATGATGAGATTGTATCCAAAGCTATGATGTCAGCAAAACAATTAAGAAGATAGAAAGGAGGTACTTATGGGAGATTTTGTACATTTACATGTGCATACAGAGTATAGTTTATTAGATGGTGCAGCCAGAATAAAACCCCTTATAAAAACTGTAAAGGATTTAGGGATGAAAGCCGTAGCCATAACAGATCATGGATGTATGTTTGGTGTGATTGATTTTTATAAAGAAGCTAAAAAGGAAGGAATTAAACCTATTATAGGTTGTGAAGTGTATACTGCTACTAGAACTCTTTTTGATAAAGATCCAATAAAAGATAAAAGGCAGGGTCACCTAGTACTCCTTGCTAAAAATAATGAGGGCTATAAAAATCTTATGAAAATTGTATCTTTAGGATATGTGGATGGTTTTTATTATAAACCTCGAATAGATCATACAGTTCTTGAAAAATATAGTGAAGGCATTATCGCCCTTAGTGCATGTCTTGCAGGAGAGATCCAACAAAGACTTTTAAATAAGGATTATGAAGGAGCTAAAAAAGAAGCATTAAGACTAGAGGGGATATTTGGAAAAGATGATTTTTATCTAGAACTTCAGGACCATGGTATGCAGGAGCAGAAAATGGTAAACAATCAATTAATCAGGTTAAGCCAAGAAACAGATATCCCATTAGTTGCAACTAATGATATTCACTATTTAAAGAGATCTGATGGAGATATTCACGATATACTTCTTTGTATTCAAACAGGAAAGAATATAGATGATGAAGATCGACTAAAATTTCCTACAAAGGAATTTTATCTAAAATCTCCAAAAGAGATGGAAGACCTCTTTCCATATGCAAAGGAAGCCTTAGAAAATACCGTAAAAATTGCAAATAGGTGCAATGTAACTTTTGATTTTAACCAAATGTATTTACCAAAGTATGATGTACCTGATTCTTATAGTGCAAAGGAATATTTAAGGAAATTATGTAATGAAGGATTGAAAAAAAGATATAAAGAAATTACAAAGGAACTTTTAGAAAGATTAGAGTACGAATTATCTACTATAGAAAATATGGGGTATGTAGAATATTTTCTAATTGTATGGGATTTTATAAGATATGCAAAAGAAGAAAACATCATGGTAGGACCAGGAAGAGGATCTGCTGCAGGAAGCTTAGTTTCATATACATTAGGAATTACAGAAATTGATCCTATTAAGTATCATCTCATTTTTGAGCGTTTTTTAAATCCAGAACGTGTAACCATGCCGGATATTGATATTGATTTTTGCTTTGAAAGAAGGCAAGAAGTTATTGATTATGTAGTGAGAAAATATGGAAAAGAAAAGGTAGCACAAATAATCACCTTTGGAACAATGGCAGCAAGAGCAGCTATAAGAGATGTAGGAAGGGCGCTGAATATGTCCTATGCAGAAGTAGATGCTATTGCCAAAAAAATTCCTATGCAGTTGGGTATTTCTATTGATAAAGCATTAGAAATAGATAAGGGATTTAAAGAAATATATGAAAGAGACGAAAGGGCAAAATATTTAATAGATGCTGCAAGGGCTGTAGAAGGAATGCCAAGACATGCATCTACTCATGCAGCTGGGGTTGTAATTTCTAAAGAGGCTATTGATGAATATGTACCTTTATATATGCATAATGAAGGTCTTACAACTCAATTCACTATGACAACATTAGAAGAGTTAGGGCTTCTTAAAATGGACTTTTTAGGTCTTCGAAATCTAACAGTAATCAGGGATGCTATAGAGAGTATAGAGAAGAATCATGGGGTAAAAATAAATTTTTCCAATAGTAACTATGATGATAAGTTAGCTTATGAAATGATTAGTAAAGGGGATACTATAGGGGTATTTCAGCTAGAAAGTGCAGGTATGAGGCAGTTTATGAAGGAATTAAAGCCTGATTGCTTTGAAGATATAGTAGCGGGAATTTCCCTTTACAGACCAGGGCCTATGGATTCTATTCCTAAGTATATAGCTTATAAAAATAATCCAGAAAAAATAGAATATTTACATCCATTGCTAGAAAAGATCCTTAATGTAACCTATGGATGTTTAATATACCAAGAACAAGTAATGCAGGTAGTTAGGGAACTTGCTGGTTATTCCTATGGACGAAGCGATTTGGTTCGCCGTGCCATGAGTAAAAAGAAAATGGATGTGATGGAACAAGAAAGAGAATATTTCATTCATGGAAAAAAAGATGAAGAAGGAAATATTGAAATTACAGGATGTGTAAGCAAGGGTGTACCAAAAGAAATTGGAAATCAAATATATGATGAAATGATAGATTTTGCCAAATATGCTTTTAACAAATCCCATGCAGCGGCCTATGCAGTGCTAGGTTATGAAACAGCATACCTTAAGGCGTACTACCCTGTTGAATTTATGGCAGCACTCATTACGAGTATTATGGGGAATACCACAAAGGTAGCCCAATATATAGAGGATTGTAAGAAGAAAAACATAGAAATACTGCCACCTAGTGTCAATGAAAGTCATCATAAGTTTATTGTACAGGATGGGAAAATTCGATTTGGCCTTTTGGCAGTGAAAAACGTTGGTGCAGGCGTTATAGATGCTATTGTAGCCGCAAGAGAAGAGAAAGGTAAGTTTTTAAGTTTTACAGATTTTTGTGATAAAGTGGATATGAAAGAAATCAATAAAAGAGCTATTGAGAGTCTCATAAAAGCAGGAGCCTTTGATCATTTAGGAGCCAATCGTGCCCAGCTTTTAGCCATCTATGAAAGGACAATTGATGGAATAGCTCAAGATCGAAAAAGGAATTTAGCAGGCCAGGTTTCATTATTTCAAGCATTTGATGAAATCATACCTGCTAATGTTAAAAGAGATGATTTGCCAGATATCAAAGAGTTTGCTCAGAAAAATCTTTTGATGATGGAAAAAGAAGTAGTGGGACTTTATATTAGTGGTCATCCCCTTTCAGAGTATGAACAAGAAGTTAAAAAAGTTTCAACCATGAATGCAGGAGAGTTAATGGAGATCAATGAAAATCATGAAAATAATTCTGTAAAAGATGGATCCTATATAAGAATAGGGGGACTCATTGGACATCGAAAAAATAAAATCACTAAAAATAATAATATGATGGCTTTCATAACACTAGAAGACTTATTTGGTAGTGTAGAAGTATTAGTTTTTCCTAAAATATTTGATAAATATATGAATTTATTATATGAAGATAGTGTTGTCATTATAGAAGGAAAAATAAGCATGAGAGAAGAGGAAGAACCTAAAATTATAGCAGAAAAAATACTACCCCTCATAAAGAAAAATGATAAAGGGATAAAAAAGTTATATCTAAAAATAAGTAGAGGTCAAGAGCTAGATGTTTTATTTGAAAAAATTAAACCGACACTGAAAAGTCACAAAGGAGATGTGCCGGTATACTTATATTTAGAAGGGAAAAATAAGAAACTAAAAGCGAATAAGGAATTATGGGTAACGTTAAATGATGATTTAATTAAAAATTTGATAGGATTGCTAGGAGAAGATTGTGTAAAAGTATGTTAGTGTTTCTTTGAATGAGCAATCCTTGCAGATGCTGCTGCAGCAATACCAGCAACTAAATCATCTAAAAATGTATGCACCCCATTTTTAGGATCATTTAAGTCTTTTAAGATACCAAGCTTTTCTTTATCTAGATAACCAAAGCTTGTAAGACCGATGGTTCCATATACATTTGTTATACTAAGGGCTAATACCTCATCAATGCCATAGAGGGGTTCATCACGTTTTAATATATCTAAAAGAGGTTCTGGTAGAAGATTTTTTTCAGCATAAATATCTAAAACCACTCCCGTTAAGATAGCGTGTTGAACTTCTCTTTTTTCTAGAACTTTATTAATACTATAAAGGCAGTCATCCATTGTTAAGGGTCCGTATTTTATTTGTAAATCATATACTAACTTTGCAATATCTAAAAGATTTACTCCTCGATCCTTTAACATTTTGATTACAATATCTTTCAAATGTACTCCTCCTATCTTAATTTGGTGTATGATATAATATGATAGAAGATAAATTTTGGTACATGAAAAATAAAGAAATGAAAAATACTATAAGGAATAATAATTAAAGCATAAGGATATATTGCAATTTACTTAAAATTAGAATAAAATAAAATCAAAATCAATATACTCCAGGGGGAGGACTATTATGTGGACAGTAGTATATATGGCACACAACAAAGCAGATGCAGATAGAATCCAGTGTCATTTAATGAATGAAGGGTTTTTAGTAAAATTAAAGCCTATTGGAAGAGAAGAAGAAGGTGTCTTTGAGGTTTTAGTTCCTAATGGTGAAGCAGAAGAAGCACATGAAGTTTTGGTAAATTTATAATAAAAAATATTAGGGGAAAGTACCCAAAATAGGGACTTTCCCCTATGAAATATGGAGAGAATATTTTATAAAACTTGATAGATACTAATAAAGGAGAGAGCCTATGAAAAAAATTGGTGTACTGACTAGTGGTGGAGATTCTCCAGGAATGAATGCGGCTATAAGAGCTGTCGTTCGAGCAGGAATATACAATGGCTTAAAGGTAGTTGGCATCAAAAGAGGTTATGAAGGACTTATAAATGGTGATATTGAGGAGATGAATCTCTCGTCCGTGGCAGATATTATTCATAGAGGAGGAACTATGCTTAGAACTGCTCGGAGTGAAGCTTTCAAAACCAAAGAAGGATTTGAAAAAGCACTGAATGTAATCAACATTTTTGGTATAGAAGGAATTGTTGTCATTGGAGGAGATGGTTCTTTAAGAGGAGCAGAAAAATTAAGTGAAGCGGGTATTCCTACTATAGGACTACCTGGAACGATAGATAATGATTTAGCATATACGGATTATACCATTGGATTTGATACAGCCATTAATACGGTACTCCATGCAATTAGTAATATTAGAGATACGTCTACTTCCCATGGAAGAGCAAACATTGTTGAGGTAATGGGGAGACATTGTGGGGATATTGCCCTTTATGCAGGACTTGCTGGAGGAGCAGAAAGTATTATTGTTCCAGAAGAAGAATGCTCTATTGATGAGGTGTGTAAAAGACTGATTCAAGGAAGAAATAGAGGTAAATTACATAGTATCATTATTTTAGCAGAGGGCGTAGCTGGAAATTCCTATGAAATTGCAAAAGAAATAGAAACAAAAACAGGTATAGATGTAAGGCTTACTATTCTTGGACATATACAAAGAGGAGGCAGTCCAACAGCATTTGATAGGATTTTAGCAAGTCGAATGGGAGGAAATGCTGTAGAGCTGTTAATGAAGGGTAAGAAAGGAAGAACTGTTGGGATGAAAGGAAATGAAATTTGTAATTTTGAAATATCTAAGGCCCTTTCAATGAAAAAGGAAATGAATAAAAATTTATATGAGTTAGCAAAAACACTATCTATATAAACGAAGGAGAGAAATTTATGAGAAAAACAAAAATTGTATGTACTATTGGACCTGCAAGTGAAAGCAAAGATACTTTGAAAGAATTGATGAAGAATGGGATGAATGTAACACGACTTAATTTTTCTCATGGAAGCCATGAAGAGCATCAAAAACGTATAGATACCATTAAAGAAGTTAGAGGAGAACTTAATCTACCCATTGCAATTTTATTAGACACAAAGGGACCAGAAATCAGAACGGGTAATTTTAAAGAGGGGGAAGCTTTCTTAGAGGAAGGAAAGAATTTTACATTAACAACAAGAGAAATTCTTGGAGATGTAACCATTGGTAGTATTACTTATAAAGATCTTCCAAATGATGTGAAGATTGGAGATCCCATCTTAATAGATGATGGATTAATTGGTTTAGAAGTTTTAGAAATTATTGATGGAACAGATATAAAATGTATGATTAGAAACTCAGGGATGGTAAAAAATCACAAGGGCGTAAATGTACCAGGTGTTAAAATCAATCTTCCTGCCATTACGAAGAAGGATCAAGATGATATTATTTTTGGTATTCAAAATGGTATAGATTTTATAGCAGCTTCTTTTGTAAGAAAATCAGAAGATGTATTAGCTATAAGAAGAATCTTAGAAGAATATGATGCAGAGGATATTCAAATTATTTCTAAGATTGAAAATCAAGAGGGTGTAGATAATATAGAAAAAATTATTGAAGTTTCTGATGGAATCATGGTTGCAAGAGGTGATTTAGGTGTGGAAATTCCAACACAGCAAGTTCCTCTTGTACAAAAAATGATCATCAAAAGATGTAATAGTATAGGAAAACCTGTTATCACTGCTACACAGATGTTAGATTCTATGATGAGAAATCCAAGACCCACTAGAGCGGAAGTGACAGATGTTGCTAATGCCATATTTGATGGTACAGATGCCATCATGCTTTCAGGGGAAACGGCTGCTGGAAAATATCCAGTAGATGCAGTAAAAACTATGGCGAATATTGCACAAACTACTGAAGGTGCATTAGATTATCGAGCTATTTTAAGAGAAAAAGCAGTAGGAAAAGAAAGAAGTATTACGGATGCTGTGAGTCATGCAACCTGTAGTAGTGCTCAAGATTTGGGTGCATCAGCTATTATTACAGCAACTTCATCAGGATATACAGCAAGAATGGTATCAAAATTCAGACCAAAAGCACCGATTATTGTTGCAACGACAAGTGAAAAAGTTATGAGAAGACTTGCACTTTCTTTTGGGGCATATGCAATGCTTACAGAAATAGGAAATTCAACGGATGAAGTATTTGATCTGTCTGTAAACAAGGCATTAGAGGCTGGATATATAAAGCACGGAGATTTGGTAATTATTACAGCAGGTGTACCAGTAGGTGTTGCAGGAACAACCAATACGATTAAAGTCCATATTGCTGGTAAAATTTTAGTAAAAGGTATGGGAATTGGAAACGCTGGTGCTGTAGGAAATGTTTGTATTGCAATGAATGCAACGGATGCTAAGAATAAGTTTAAAGAAGGGGATATTCTTGTAACCATTGCAACAGATAAAGAGATGGTTCCATTTATGGAAAAAGCTGCAGCTATTATTACAGAGAAGGGTGGACTTACTTCTCATGCAGCTATTGTAGGGTTAAATATTCATAAACCAGTTATTGTTGGTGCCACTGATGTAACAAAACTGTTAAGAAACGGAGACGTTGTAACGGTTGATAGTATAAGAGGTCTTGTATATAGTGGAAAAGCAAATGTCCTATAAAGATGAGCTAAGATTTTAAGATTAGATTAGACTTATGACAAACCACTGATATAAATCAGTGGTTTGTCTGTTTTCTTTTTATGAAAAGTTATCGCAGAAATAGATTGGTTATGGCATAATATATATGAATGCTTCGTATAAGAAATAGTCATATAATAGCAATAAGGAGGATAAAATAGATGTATACTAACGATGGAGATGTTCGTGTAAGGTATGAAGAGACAGATCAGATGGGGGTTGCTTATCATGGTAA is part of the Crassaminicella profunda genome and encodes:
- the pyk gene encoding pyruvate kinase translates to MRKTKIVCTIGPASESKDTLKELMKNGMNVTRLNFSHGSHEEHQKRIDTIKEVRGELNLPIAILLDTKGPEIRTGNFKEGEAFLEEGKNFTLTTREILGDVTIGSITYKDLPNDVKIGDPILIDDGLIGLEVLEIIDGTDIKCMIRNSGMVKNHKGVNVPGVKINLPAITKKDQDDIIFGIQNGIDFIAASFVRKSEDVLAIRRILEEYDAEDIQIISKIENQEGVDNIEKIIEVSDGIMVARGDLGVEIPTQQVPLVQKMIIKRCNSIGKPVITATQMLDSMMRNPRPTRAEVTDVANAIFDGTDAIMLSGETAAGKYPVDAVKTMANIAQTTEGALDYRAILREKAVGKERSITDAVSHATCSSAQDLGASAIITATSSGYTARMVSKFRPKAPIIVATTSEKVMRRLALSFGAYAMLTEIGNSTDEVFDLSVNKALEAGYIKHGDLVIITAGVPVGVAGTTNTIKVHIAGKILVKGMGIGNAGAVGNVCIAMNATDAKNKFKEGDILVTIATDKEMVPFMEKAAAIITEKGGLTSHAAIVGLNIHKPVIVGATDVTKLLRNGDVVTVDSIRGLVYSGKANVL